In Nocardia sp. NBC_00403, one DNA window encodes the following:
- a CDS encoding aldo/keto reductase, whose amino-acid sequence MEQRTVGRSGLRVSRIGLATHTWGSHTDSDEAAVQLVAFTDAGGTLVDTSPAYGGGAAQRILAELLGDLVSRDDLVLSGCAGVLPRISPAPAGPSVPEPEPARPTVDTSRRTLLRQLDRTLLELGTDYLDIWNVAAWDPRTPLDEVAATLEFAVRSGRVRYAGVRGFGAWQLASLAAIAPISVAQAPYSLLARGSEGSFLPAADHHGVGLIASAPLAGGILTGKYRDGVPADSRGADEATAAEIRHRLDERATRVVDALVTAADGLATSPLAVALAWIRDRPGVASMIVGARDIGQLTGVLAAEALELPRAIAAALDDVSARTE is encoded by the coding sequence TACGGATTCCGACGAAGCGGCCGTGCAGCTGGTGGCGTTCACCGATGCCGGTGGCACGCTGGTGGACACCTCCCCCGCCTACGGCGGCGGTGCGGCGCAACGGATCCTGGCCGAGCTGCTCGGTGACCTGGTCTCGCGTGACGATCTGGTGCTCAGTGGTTGTGCCGGTGTGCTGCCGAGGATTTCGCCTGCGCCCGCAGGTCCGTCGGTGCCCGAGCCGGAACCGGCCCGCCCGACGGTGGACACCTCGCGGCGCACCCTGCTGCGTCAACTCGACCGGACGCTGCTCGAGCTCGGCACCGACTACCTCGACATCTGGAACGTCGCCGCCTGGGATCCGCGGACCCCACTCGACGAAGTCGCGGCGACCCTCGAATTCGCGGTGCGCTCGGGGCGGGTCCGGTACGCGGGCGTGCGCGGGTTCGGCGCCTGGCAGTTGGCCAGTCTCGCCGCCATTGCGCCGATCTCCGTCGCGCAGGCGCCGTATTCGCTGCTAGCGCGCGGCTCCGAGGGTTCTTTCCTGCCTGCGGCCGATCACCACGGCGTCGGACTGATCGCGTCCGCCCCGTTGGCGGGCGGCATCCTCACCGGTAAATACCGTGACGGTGTGCCCGCCGATTCGCGGGGCGCGGACGAGGCGACCGCTGCCGAGATCCGCCACCGGCTCGACGAGCGCGCAACCCGGGTCGTGGACGCATTGGTCACCGCCGCCGACGGCCTGGCCACCTCGCCGCTCGCGGTGGCGCTTGCGTGGATTCGGGATCGCCCCGGCGTCGCGAGCATGATCGTCGGCGCCCGCGACATCGGGCAGCTCACCGGTGTGCTCGCCGCGGAGGCTCTCGAACTGCCGCGTGCCATCGCGGCCGCTCTGGACGACGTCAGCGCACGCACGGAATGA
- a CDS encoding FecCD family ABC transporter permease codes for MPHSPQPTAPKSRGRSRTAIVFVVAVAVLVLLALASAAIGQVPTTPAEVAGSVVHRIGLDWGPMPAHPAGEVTLWQVRFPRVVLAMLVGAALATAGALLQGVFANPLAEPGVIGVSAGAAVGAGTVIVFGGAFVAAWSVAAAAFVAGLATTLLVYVLARSNGRTEVVTLVLTGVAINAFAGGLIAFLLFVASPAARDQIVFWQLGSLNGATWASVRVVAPLTAVGVLAAIFIAPRLDLLALGESAARHLGVDVERLRRNVILVVAILATAGVAFTGIILFVGLIVPHLVRMLVGPAHRVLIPLSAIIGAVVLLAADVGARSLVDNADLPLGMLTSLIGGPFFFWLLRRTRARAGGWA; via the coding sequence ATGCCGCACAGCCCGCAGCCGACTGCTCCGAAATCCCGTGGCCGTTCGCGCACCGCGATCGTCTTCGTTGTCGCGGTGGCCGTGCTGGTTCTGCTCGCACTGGCTTCCGCTGCGATCGGGCAGGTGCCGACCACGCCCGCCGAGGTGGCGGGCAGTGTGGTGCATCGGATCGGCCTGGACTGGGGGCCGATGCCCGCCCATCCTGCCGGTGAGGTGACGTTGTGGCAGGTCCGTTTCCCGCGGGTGGTGCTGGCGATGCTGGTGGGCGCGGCATTGGCGACAGCGGGTGCATTGTTGCAGGGCGTGTTCGCCAATCCGCTCGCCGAGCCCGGTGTGATCGGAGTGTCGGCGGGTGCCGCAGTCGGTGCGGGGACCGTGATCGTGTTCGGCGGCGCGTTCGTCGCCGCGTGGTCGGTCGCGGCGGCGGCGTTCGTGGCGGGTCTGGCAACCACCCTGCTCGTGTATGTGCTTGCCCGATCCAATGGGCGCACCGAGGTGGTCACCCTGGTGCTCACCGGCGTCGCGATCAATGCCTTCGCAGGCGGCCTCATCGCCTTCCTGCTGTTCGTCGCTTCTCCCGCCGCCCGCGATCAGATCGTGTTCTGGCAACTGGGCAGCCTCAACGGCGCCACCTGGGCCTCGGTGCGCGTGGTCGCGCCACTCACCGCTGTCGGCGTGCTCGCCGCGATCTTCATCGCACCGCGCCTGGACCTGCTGGCCCTCGGCGAGTCCGCCGCCCGCCATCTGGGTGTCGACGTAGAACGCTTGCGCCGCAACGTCATCCTGGTCGTCGCGATCCTGGCCACCGCGGGCGTCGCCTTCACCGGCATCATCCTGTTCGTCGGCTTGATCGTCCCGCACCTGGTCCGCATGCTCGTCGGCCCCGCGCACCGCGTCCTGATCCCCTTGAGCGCCATCATCGGCGCGGTGGTCCTGCTCGCCGCCGACGTGGGCGCCCGCTCCCTCGTCGACAACGCTGACCTCCCCCTCGGCATGCTCACCTCCCTCATCGGCGGCCCCTTTTTCTTCTGGCTGCTGCGCCGAACACGCGCCCGCGCGGGAGGATGGGCATGA
- a CDS encoding heme/hemin ABC transporter substrate-binding protein — protein sequence MSAAAPVQARPIGGVRSGWERAVYAVLALTILVGVAACGTGSDATTSGRQGQSTATLANLDPTPIGPEPTPTLPATVRSFDGSEVTVTSASRIIAADRYGTLAQIVWALGLGPKIVGRSTAASFPAVQNVPNVTGGSGSLNVESILALRPSVFLTDSTSAAPAVREQLRAAGVTVVYFDPQRTMDGVVPQIEAVAGALGVPDSGQALAQRTRDEIAAASAAVPRQDKPLTIAFLYLRSTAITMLAGPGSGADALIAALGAKDAGAVAGLKEPFVAITSEAMIGAAPDVLLVMTDGLHSVGGVDGLEKVPGIAQTPAGRNRRVVDMSDAVLLSFGPNTGRVIAALSEAVYGTRPA from the coding sequence TTGTCCGCAGCCGCGCCCGTCCAGGCGCGACCGATCGGCGGCGTCCGAAGTGGATGGGAGCGTGCGGTCTATGCCGTCCTCGCGCTGACCATCCTCGTCGGGGTCGCCGCGTGCGGCACCGGCAGCGATGCCACGACCTCCGGGCGTCAGGGACAGAGCACTGCCACGCTGGCGAATCTCGACCCCACGCCGATCGGGCCGGAACCGACCCCGACCCTGCCTGCGACGGTGCGGTCGTTCGACGGCTCCGAGGTCACCGTCACCAGCGCGAGCCGCATTATCGCCGCCGACCGCTACGGCACCCTCGCGCAGATCGTGTGGGCGTTGGGCCTGGGTCCCAAAATCGTCGGCCGCAGCACCGCTGCCTCGTTCCCCGCGGTGCAGAACGTGCCCAACGTGACCGGCGGCAGCGGTTCGCTGAACGTGGAATCCATTCTGGCGCTGCGTCCTTCGGTGTTCCTCACCGACAGCACCAGCGCCGCGCCCGCAGTGCGCGAGCAGTTGCGCGCGGCAGGTGTCACCGTCGTGTACTTCGACCCGCAACGCACGATGGACGGTGTGGTGCCCCAGATCGAGGCCGTCGCAGGCGCCCTCGGCGTTCCCGACAGCGGGCAGGCTCTCGCCCAGCGCACCCGCGACGAGATCGCCGCTGCGAGCGCCGCCGTCCCGAGGCAGGACAAGCCCCTCACCATCGCCTTCCTCTACCTGCGCAGCACCGCCATCACCATGCTCGCTGGCCCCGGCTCCGGCGCGGATGCACTCATCGCCGCATTGGGTGCCAAGGACGCGGGCGCCGTGGCAGGACTGAAGGAACCCTTCGTCGCGATCACCAGCGAGGCCATGATCGGCGCCGCCCCCGACGTGCTGCTCGTCATGACCGACGGCCTGCATTCGGTCGGCGGCGTCGACGGATTGGAGAAGGTCCCCGGCATCGCGCAAACTCCCGCAGGCCGCAACCGACGTGTGGTCGACATGTCCGACGCGGTCCTGCTGAGCTTCGGCCCGAACACCGGCCGCGTCATCGCAGCCCTGAGCGAGGCCGTGTACGGCACCCGACCGGCATGA
- a CDS encoding heme ABC transporter ATP-binding protein gives MSGMRHGLGGVFARTHELPVAHERDSVTLRAVGVSIDRRDATGSGSRRVLEAVNFEVVAGQVVALVGPNGAGKSTLLAALAGELAPAEGAVELDGRSLAHWSALDMARRRAVLPQSHTVGFPFTAREVVAMGRAPWVRTRLRALDNEKIAAAMAATDVEHLAARSFPTLSGGERARVALARVLAQDTATLLLDEPTAALDLGHQEAVLNLATTRADEGAAVVVVLHDLGIAAAYADRVAVLESGRVAADGPPRAVLTTELLSRVYQHPVEVLDHPVTGAQLVLPVRR, from the coding sequence ATGAGCGGCATGCGGCACGGGCTCGGCGGGGTTTTTGCGCGGACGCACGAGCTGCCGGTAGCGCACGAACGGGATTCGGTCACGCTGCGCGCTGTCGGTGTGAGCATCGATCGACGTGATGCCACCGGATCGGGAAGTCGTCGTGTGCTCGAGGCGGTGAACTTCGAGGTCGTTGCCGGGCAGGTCGTCGCATTGGTGGGCCCGAACGGTGCCGGCAAGTCCACGTTGCTTGCCGCCCTTGCGGGCGAGCTCGCCCCGGCCGAAGGGGCGGTCGAACTCGACGGGCGGTCGTTGGCCCACTGGTCTGCGCTCGATATGGCGCGCCGGCGCGCCGTACTCCCGCAGAGCCACACCGTCGGGTTCCCGTTCACCGCGCGCGAAGTTGTCGCCATGGGACGTGCGCCGTGGGTGCGCACCCGACTTCGTGCGCTCGATAACGAGAAGATCGCCGCCGCCATGGCCGCCACCGACGTGGAACACCTTGCGGCCCGGTCATTTCCGACACTGTCGGGCGGCGAACGCGCGCGCGTCGCGCTGGCCCGCGTCCTCGCCCAGGACACCGCAACCCTGCTTCTGGACGAGCCCACCGCCGCCCTGGACCTCGGCCATCAGGAGGCCGTGCTGAACCTCGCAACCACCCGTGCCGATGAAGGCGCGGCCGTTGTCGTCGTCCTGCACGACCTCGGCATCGCCGCCGCCTACGCCGATCGTGTCGCCGTTCTGGAATCCGGCCGTGTCGCTGCCGATGGCCCGCCTCGCGCCGTCCTCACCACCGAACTGCTCAGTCGCGTTTACCAACACCCCGTCGAGGTACTCGACCACCCGGTAACCGGCGCCCAACTCGTCCTGCCGGTCCGCCGCTGA
- a CDS encoding YrdB family protein has protein sequence MRAIKGANLVVVFLLELGVLVGVGIWGFTLPSGTATRIVAGLGAPALFTLMWALFGAGTTARFQLYGGWRLALELLWFGGGALAWCQVAGPIAGAGFFAMWAITAAVRAGAQGGLIVDIGQAEVFPTARDRR, from the coding sequence GTGCGTGCGATCAAGGGTGCGAATCTGGTTGTGGTGTTCCTGCTGGAGCTGGGGGTGCTTGTGGGGGTGGGAATCTGGGGGTTCACCCTGCCTTCAGGCACTGCAACCCGGATCGTCGCGGGTCTGGGCGCGCCCGCACTGTTCACCCTCATGTGGGCGCTGTTCGGTGCCGGGACGACCGCGAGATTTCAGCTGTACGGCGGATGGCGTCTGGCCCTCGAATTGTTGTGGTTCGGCGGTGGCGCGCTCGCCTGGTGTCAGGTGGCCGGACCGATCGCCGGTGCCGGATTCTTCGCGATGTGGGCGATCACGGCCGCGGTGCGCGCCGGTGCGCAGGGTGGATTGATTGTCGATATCGGGCAGGCGGAAGTCTTCCCGACAGCGCGTGACCGCCGCTAG